The following coding sequences are from one bacterium window:
- a CDS encoding transketolase family protein: MALVKAMHLAPLEEASKAENWEACKKVYGEALFELARTRPEVVCLDADLANSTEGKRIRDAEDEKISRRFFDVGICEQDLVGTGAGLALSGKIPYLNSFGVFLSGRAWDQIRVSVCYPNLPVRFGGPYGGISVGPDGPTHFAISDIALLRSLPNMTLVSTADAAQVGPIMRATVDHPGPVYIRMGRVPLPVVTTDRTPFEVGKCHVYREGSDLALFATGHMVYESLVAAERLAELGAEVAVVNVSTLKPLDTETVVALAHACGRVATVEEHNVLGGLGGAVAEVLARHRPTPMLFIGVQDVFAESGEALDLLAKYGLNADGIFDRLAGFLKLT; the protein is encoded by the coding sequence ATGGCCCTGGTAAAGGCGATGCATCTAGCGCCCCTGGAGGAGGCCTCGAAGGCGGAAAACTGGGAGGCCTGCAAGAAGGTTTACGGGGAGGCGCTCTTCGAGCTGGCGCGGACGCGGCCCGAGGTCGTCTGCCTCGACGCCGACCTGGCCAACTCCACCGAGGGGAAGCGCATCCGGGACGCCGAGGACGAAAAAATCTCGCGGCGCTTCTTCGACGTGGGCATCTGCGAGCAGGACCTGGTGGGCACCGGGGCGGGGCTGGCGCTCTCGGGGAAAATCCCCTACTTGAACAGCTTCGGGGTGTTTCTGTCGGGGCGGGCCTGGGACCAGATCCGGGTGAGCGTGTGCTACCCGAATCTGCCGGTGCGCTTCGGCGGCCCCTACGGCGGCATCTCCGTGGGGCCCGACGGGCCGACCCACTTCGCCATCTCCGACATCGCCCTCCTGCGGAGCCTGCCGAACATGACGCTGGTCTCGACGGCGGACGCGGCGCAGGTGGGGCCCATCATGCGCGCCACCGTGGACCACCCCGGGCCGGTTTACATCCGCATGGGACGGGTGCCGCTCCCCGTGGTGACCACCGACCGCACCCCCTTCGAGGTCGGCAAATGCCACGTCTACCGCGAGGGCTCGGACCTGGCCCTCTTCGCCACCGGGCACATGGTGTACGAGTCCCTGGTGGCCGCCGAGAGGCTGGCCGAGCTCGGGGCCGAGGTCGCCGTCGTCAACGTCTCCACCCTCAAGCCGCTGGACACCGAAACGGTGGTGGCGCTCGCACACGCTTGCGGACGGGTGGCGACGGTGGAGGAGCACAACGTCCTCGGGGGCCTGGGCGGCGCGGTGGCCGAGGTCCTCGCGCGGCACCGCCCCACGCCCATGCTCTTCATCGGCGTCCAAGACGTGTTCGCCGAGTCGGGGGAGGCGCTGGACCTTTTGGCCAAGTACGGGCTGAACGCGGACGGTATTTTCGACCGCCTGGCGGGATTCCTGAAGTTGACGTAA
- a CDS encoding thiamine pyrophosphate-dependent enzyme, translating to GLSIANGMALAARLDGRDSRFWCLLGDGELDEGQCWEAAMTAAHYGLDNLTAIVDRNRLQIDGDTEVVMALEPLSDKWKAFGFHVIDCDGHSFPDLRRAYAEARETKGKPTCIIAHTHKGRGVSFMTDQAGWHGRAPNQEELVRAVGEVCGCAPETPDCCLKLARGGGR from the coding sequence GGGCTTTCCATCGCGAACGGGATGGCGCTTGCGGCGCGGCTCGACGGCCGGGACTCCCGCTTTTGGTGCCTTTTGGGCGACGGGGAGCTGGACGAGGGGCAGTGCTGGGAGGCGGCCATGACCGCCGCCCACTACGGCCTGGACAACCTCACCGCCATCGTGGACCGCAACCGCCTGCAGATTGACGGGGACACCGAGGTGGTGATGGCGCTGGAACCCTTGTCGGACAAGTGGAAAGCTTTCGGCTTCCACGTGATTGACTGCGACGGTCACAGCTTCCCGGACCTGCGGCGGGCCTACGCCGAGGCGCGGGAAACCAAGGGCAAGCCGACCTGCATCATCGCCCACACGCACAAGGGGCGGGGGGTGTCCTTCATGACCGACCAGGCGGGATGGCACGGCCGGGCGCCGAACCAGGAAGAGCTCGTCCGGGCCGTGGGCGAGGTCTGCGGCTGCGCCCCGGAAACCCCGGATTGCTGCCTGAAGCTCGCCCGGGGAGGTGGTCGCTGA